Proteins from one Mucilaginibacter jinjuensis genomic window:
- the modB gene encoding molybdate ABC transporter permease subunit, which yields MEIDLQPLWLTFKLASITTVCLLIIGLPLAALLAQSRWKLKSIAEALISLPLVLPPSVLGFYLLLALSPAHGFGALLQSWFNVRLVFTFPGLVIGSIIYSLPFMVHPIQGGLEALPESLQQASWTLGRSKTDTFFKVLLPNIRPALLTGIVLTFAHTLGEFGLVLMIGGSLPGVTKVASIAIYNEAEALNFHAAHVYSAVLLVISFCILLLVYIINKRLIKNRLAL from the coding sequence ATGGAGATTGATCTGCAACCGCTTTGGCTTACCTTTAAACTGGCATCAATAACTACGGTTTGCCTGCTAATTATTGGTTTGCCTTTGGCTGCCTTACTGGCACAAAGCAGGTGGAAACTCAAATCAATTGCCGAAGCATTGATCAGCCTGCCTTTGGTGTTGCCGCCATCCGTATTGGGTTTTTATTTGTTATTGGCCTTAAGTCCGGCACATGGCTTTGGTGCCTTGCTACAATCGTGGTTCAATGTGCGGTTGGTATTTACTTTCCCTGGGTTGGTGATCGGGTCGATAATTTACAGTTTACCATTTATGGTTCACCCGATACAGGGTGGTTTAGAAGCCTTGCCCGAAAGCCTGCAGCAAGCCTCCTGGACTTTGGGCCGATCAAAAACGGATACCTTTTTTAAAGTTTTACTGCCTAATATCCGCCCGGCATTGCTTACCGGTATTGTACTCACATTTGCACATACCCTGGGCGAGTTTGGTTTAGTGCTGATGATTGGCGGCAGCCTCCCCGGCGTTACAAAAGTGGCTTCAATCGCTATTTATAATGAGGCCGAAGCATTGAATTTCCATGCAGCACATGTTTACTCGGCCGTGTTGCTGGTTATTTCCTTTTGCATTTTGCTGTTGGTTTACATCATCAATAAACGTTTAATCAAAAACCGTTTGGCGCTATGA
- a CDS encoding START domain-containing protein, with protein MNKLLLTLTCIIFFAGTTYAQENWKLKTEDEGIKVYTRAVSNSNFKAVKVNCQVSANASQFVAVIMDIKNSVTWAYHTKSATVLKQVSPSELYYYSEVQVPWPVHNRDFICHIMVKQNPQTKVVTIDAPCLGDYIPEKDGIVRVKQSVGKWIITPIGKDKLDIEYTLALDPGGDVPAWLINLFAAEGPMQTFKKLKTQLQNPAYQRIELPYIVN; from the coding sequence ATGAATAAGTTATTGTTAACCCTAACCTGCATTATATTTTTTGCAGGCACTACATACGCACAAGAAAACTGGAAATTAAAAACCGAAGACGAAGGTATCAAAGTATATACCCGTGCGGTAAGTAATTCTAATTTTAAGGCAGTTAAGGTAAACTGCCAGGTTTCGGCAAACGCATCGCAGTTCGTTGCTGTGATAATGGATATTAAAAACAGTGTAACCTGGGCTTACCATACCAAATCGGCTACGGTTTTAAAACAGGTTTCACCATCAGAACTTTATTATTATTCTGAGGTACAAGTGCCCTGGCCAGTGCATAACCGCGATTTTATATGCCATATAATGGTGAAGCAAAACCCGCAAACCAAAGTTGTAACCATAGATGCGCCCTGCCTGGGCGATTACATACCCGAGAAAGATGGTATTGTGCGTGTAAAACAGTCTGTCGGTAAGTGGATTATTACACCTATAGGTAAAGATAAGCTTGATATAGAATATACCCTGGCGCTCGACCCCGGTGGCGACGTACCGGCCTGGCTAATTAATTTATTTGCTGCCGAGGGGCCAATGCAAACTTTTAAAAAATTAAAAACACAATTGCAAAATCCGGCTTATCAGCGTATAGAGCTTCCTTATATTGTCAATTAA
- a CDS encoding response regulator transcription factor has translation MELRHKTILVADDDVAIVESISSILNYAGYEVMHVYDGTSVMESVKAQPDLVILDIAMAGHNGLVVCKQLKRQASTQNIPVIIISAGHNVRQSAFDAGANDFLAKPFDMEVLQNRISALLV, from the coding sequence ATGGAATTACGGCATAAAACGATATTAGTAGCAGACGATGACGTAGCCATTGTTGAATCAATTTCGAGCATACTTAATTATGCAGGCTATGAGGTGATGCATGTATATGATGGTACTTCGGTTATGGAATCGGTAAAAGCACAACCCGACCTGGTAATACTGGATATTGCCATGGCTGGCCATAATGGCTTAGTGGTATGCAAACAGTTAAAAAGGCAGGCTTCAACCCAAAATATTCCGGTTATCATTATTTCGGCAGGGCATAACGTACGCCAGTCTGCCTTTGATGCCGGTGCTAATGATTTTTTGGCTAAGCCTTTTGATATGGAAGTTTTGCAGAATAGGATTTCGGCACTGCTGGTGTAA
- a CDS encoding EamA family transporter: METKKRIEIPPVPAVLLSIISVQGGAAIAKGIFPLLGAISTSSLRIGLSAVILLLVNRPNLRSITKAQWKAAALYGIALGSMNIIFYMAISRIPLALGVALEFVGPLVLALTKSKQKIDFLWVILAAAGIALIAPWSNNGLNIVGMLLALLAGGFWAAYIVLGGRISKMMDGRTAVTIGMIFASAIVVPAAIGDGIITHLKPWMLLSGVALALLSSAIPFTLEINALRKIPAKTFSILMSLEPAVAALSGLIFLHEYLSFYEWLAIALIIIASAGTTLSAKKAPQVAPES; this comes from the coding sequence ATGGAGACTAAAAAACGAATTGAGATCCCACCGGTACCTGCGGTGCTGTTATCTATCATCAGTGTACAGGGTGGTGCGGCTATTGCCAAAGGGATATTTCCGCTACTGGGTGCTATATCTACGTCTTCGTTACGGATTGGTTTATCGGCAGTAATCTTGCTACTGGTTAACCGGCCAAACCTACGAAGCATTACCAAAGCACAGTGGAAAGCCGCTGCCCTGTATGGTATAGCTTTGGGTTCGATGAATATTATTTTTTACATGGCTATTTCGCGCATTCCGCTTGCATTGGGCGTTGCGCTCGAGTTTGTTGGCCCTTTGGTATTGGCACTAACCAAATCTAAACAAAAGATAGATTTTTTATGGGTGATACTTGCTGCTGCGGGCATCGCGCTTATTGCGCCCTGGAGTAACAATGGTTTAAACATCGTCGGCATGTTGCTGGCCCTGCTTGCAGGTGGCTTTTGGGCGGCATACATCGTATTGGGCGGTCGGATCTCTAAAATGATGGATGGCCGCACTGCAGTTACCATCGGTATGATCTTCGCTTCGGCAATTGTGGTACCAGCAGCCATTGGCGATGGGATCATAACTCACCTAAAACCCTGGATGTTACTATCTGGCGTGGCACTGGCCTTGCTTTCGAGCGCTATCCCTTTTACGTTAGAAATAAATGCACTGAGGAAAATCCCTGCAAAGACTTTCAGTATCCTAATGAGCCTCGAACCTGCCGTGGCTGCACTTTCGGGTCTGATTTTTCTGCACGAGTATCTGTCGTTTTACGAATGGCTGGCCATTGCATTAATTATTATTGCCAGTGCCGGTACAACGCTAAGCGCGAAGAAAGCGCCCCAGGTTGCGCCAGAGTCGTGA
- a CDS encoding amino acid permease: MAEADKKKLGLWSSTSLVVGNMIGAGVFLMPAAMASFGSVSLLGWVFSAIGSFFLARVFSNLSKLLPQGTGGPYAYTRHGLGDFAAFLVAWGYYLATSCANAAITISFVSALSTFFPALATNTLAAVLTGLCAIWLLTWVNTRGVATSGKVQLATTILKLLPLLVIAIGGLFFIRAENFHPFNNTNTSVWGAITATATMTMFSYIGIESATIPSGSVADPGKTISRATMLGLLIATLVYVLGSISVMGIIPNKALQHSVTPFADAAVIMFGPSARYWVSAGVAIAAFGALNGWTLVQGQVPFAIAKDKLFPAIFTRLNSKGVPYVGMIISGIIISLFMSMNYTKALVEQFRFLLLLSVFTMLVPYLFSVTSYILIRLEKKSLQSRGWVPAIVLGMLAFVYTLWEIAGAGQSSVFYGFILLMAGVPFYVWGIYKKKVSED, from the coding sequence ATGGCAGAAGCAGACAAAAAGAAATTAGGCCTATGGTCCAGCACCTCGCTGGTGGTGGGCAATATGATAGGCGCTGGGGTGTTTTTAATGCCTGCGGCGATGGCATCATTCGGCAGCGTGAGCTTGCTGGGTTGGGTGTTTTCTGCTATCGGATCATTCTTTTTGGCGAGGGTATTTAGTAACCTCAGCAAGTTACTTCCGCAAGGCACTGGTGGCCCTTATGCTTATACACGCCATGGTCTGGGCGATTTTGCCGCCTTTTTAGTAGCCTGGGGATATTACCTCGCTACATCATGTGCCAATGCGGCTATCACAATCTCATTTGTAAGTGCGCTAAGTACGTTTTTTCCGGCATTGGCAACCAATACACTGGCAGCAGTGCTTACCGGTTTATGTGCTATATGGTTACTTACCTGGGTAAATACGCGCGGTGTGGCAACATCGGGCAAAGTACAGCTGGCTACTACCATTTTAAAATTGTTGCCTTTGCTGGTTATCGCCATTGGCGGCTTGTTTTTTATCAGAGCCGAAAACTTTCATCCCTTTAACAATACAAACACATCTGTTTGGGGAGCTATAACAGCAACTGCTACTATGACGATGTTCTCGTACATCGGTATCGAATCTGCAACTATACCATCCGGCAGTGTGGCCGATCCGGGTAAAACTATCTCGCGGGCTACCATGCTGGGCTTATTGATTGCTACACTGGTTTATGTTTTGGGCAGCATAAGTGTGATGGGTATTATCCCCAATAAAGCACTTCAACACTCGGTTACCCCATTTGCTGATGCAGCGGTTATTATGTTTGGGCCAAGTGCACGCTACTGGGTAAGCGCAGGTGTTGCCATAGCCGCCTTTGGTGCACTTAATGGCTGGACACTGGTACAAGGCCAGGTGCCTTTCGCTATTGCTAAGGATAAGCTTTTCCCGGCCATCTTTACACGACTGAATAGTAAAGGTGTGCCTTATGTAGGTATGATCATCAGCGGGATCATTATCTCCCTATTTATGAGTATGAACTATACTAAGGCACTGGTAGAACAATTCAGGTTTCTGTTGCTCCTGTCAGTGTTTACCATGCTGGTACCTTACCTGTTTTCGGTAACGTCATACATCCTCATCCGGCTCGAAAAAAAATCCCTGCAAAGCAGGGGATGGGTACCGGCTATTGTTTTAGGTATGCTTGCTTTTGTTTACACCCTATGGGAAATTGCAGGTGCCGGGCAAAGTTCTGTTTTCTACGGCTTTATACTGCTGATGGCTGGTGTGCCTTTTTATGTTTGGGGGATTTATAAGAAAAAGGTTTCGGAAGATTAA
- a CDS encoding ATP-binding cassette domain-containing protein encodes MIRIRIRKKLNMADGASNLIFDAELPLQNITALYGPSGAGKTTLLKIIAGLIHPEDGFIEVNGEVWLDTSKKISMPPQQRNIGFVFQDYALFPNMTVRQNLRYAAGKNADEALISHLLNLTGLSTFANHKPETLSGGQKQRTALARALIRKPSLLLLDEPLSALDNENRVQLQQELLQLHDEYKFSALLVSHDIAEVYHLTSRILSIDKGRILKAGTPAHVFGLTENESIKLFGQVISTDGDWMTVLLDQRLHRVKRVEALKVGDRVSVELGDVEKMI; translated from the coding sequence ATGATCAGGATCCGCATCCGCAAAAAACTGAACATGGCCGACGGTGCATCCAACCTGATATTTGATGCCGAATTACCGCTACAAAATATAACTGCGCTATACGGGCCATCAGGGGCAGGGAAAACCACTTTGCTGAAAATTATTGCCGGGCTTATTCATCCCGAAGATGGTTTCATCGAGGTGAATGGTGAGGTGTGGTTGGATACTTCAAAAAAGATCAGTATGCCTCCACAGCAACGCAATATTGGCTTCGTTTTTCAGGATTACGCTTTGTTCCCCAATATGACTGTAAGGCAAAACCTGCGGTACGCTGCCGGTAAAAATGCGGATGAAGCATTAATCAGCCACTTGCTTAATTTAACCGGGCTAAGCACTTTCGCTAATCATAAACCCGAAACATTATCCGGCGGGCAAAAGCAACGCACTGCGTTAGCACGTGCATTGATTAGAAAGCCTTCATTATTATTGTTAGACGAACCATTATCTGCCCTGGATAATGAAAACCGGGTACAACTGCAACAAGAACTTCTGCAATTGCATGATGAATATAAGTTCAGCGCGTTATTGGTAAGCCATGATATTGCCGAGGTTTATCATTTAACCAGCAGGATATTATCTATCGATAAGGGAAGAATTCTAAAAGCAGGTACGCCAGCCCATGTTTTTGGGTTGACAGAGAATGAATCAATAAAACTTTTTGGACAAGTTATCAGTACCGACGGCGATTGGATGACGGTTTTGCTCGACCAACGATTACACCGCGTAAAGAGAGTGGAAGCCTTGAAGGTAGGAGATAGGGTTAGTGTGGAATTGGGAGATGTAGAGAAGATGATTTAA
- a CDS encoding HipA family kinase codes for MSDFQPQIRTVNVIRYVTPLREGGSLPAIAEADDEFLYVLKFRGAGQGVKALIAELIGGEIARLLGFKIPEIVFANLDTAFGRTEPDEEIQDLLKASVGLNLAIHYLSGAITFDPVVTALDSKLSSQIVWLDCLLTNVDRTPRNTNMLIWHKELWLIDHGASLYFHHSWHNWQEQAKRPFVNVKDHVLLPRASELEAVDAEYKAILTPDHIRKIVDLIPDEWLSAGFEDETPDAIRNVYYEFLTTRIASSDIFVKEAQNARESLI; via the coding sequence GTGAGCGATTTTCAACCTCAGATACGTACTGTTAACGTTATCCGTTATGTAACGCCCCTGCGCGAAGGCGGCTCGCTGCCTGCTATTGCCGAGGCTGACGATGAGTTTCTATACGTACTGAAATTTCGTGGTGCAGGGCAGGGCGTAAAAGCGCTTATCGCCGAACTGATAGGCGGTGAAATTGCCCGCTTGCTGGGTTTCAAGATCCCCGAAATTGTGTTTGCCAACCTGGATACTGCCTTTGGCCGTACCGAACCCGATGAAGAAATTCAGGACTTACTAAAAGCCAGTGTAGGTTTAAACCTGGCGATCCATTACCTGTCTGGAGCTATTACGTTCGATCCGGTGGTTACGGCGCTCGATTCCAAATTATCATCACAAATTGTTTGGCTGGATTGCCTGCTGACTAATGTTGACCGTACCCCACGCAATACCAATATGCTGATATGGCATAAAGAGTTGTGGCTGATAGATCATGGTGCCTCGTTATATTTCCACCACTCCTGGCATAACTGGCAGGAGCAGGCCAAACGGCCTTTCGTAAATGTGAAAGACCATGTATTACTGCCCCGTGCAAGCGAACTGGAGGCAGTTGATGCTGAATATAAAGCGATATTAACGCCAGATCATATCCGTAAAATAGTTGATCTGATCCCTGATGAATGGCTGAGTGCCGGTTTTGAAGATGAAACCCCGGATGCCATCCGTAATGTATACTACGAGTTTTTAACTACGAGAATTGCCTCGTCTGACATTTTTGTAAAAGAAGCCCAAAATGCCCGAGAATCACTTATTTGA
- a CDS encoding carboxymuconolactone decarboxylase family protein: protein MPHINLPAGSPGIRSLFMFRPETAGPLNLLAQTLLHNPHPTLSAGERELIATYVSSLNNCKYCSTIHGAIAKHQLGNDGQTVKQVVADMETAPVSDKLKALLRIAAKVQSGGKNVTEADVAQAREQGATDIEIHDTVLIAAAFCMYNRYVDGLATFQPDDEELYDQMGAQRAREGYHSGPLKLKKDGEVAEAS from the coding sequence ATGCCACACATTAATTTACCGGCGGGTTCGCCGGGGATAAGAAGCTTATTTATGTTCAGGCCTGAGACGGCTGGTCCGCTTAACCTGTTAGCCCAAACCCTGCTGCATAACCCACATCCAACTCTAAGCGCCGGCGAACGCGAGCTGATTGCCACTTACGTATCCAGCTTAAACAACTGCAAATATTGCTCAACCATACATGGCGCTATAGCCAAACACCAGTTAGGTAACGATGGCCAAACCGTTAAACAGGTGGTTGCAGATATGGAAACTGCACCCGTTAGTGATAAACTGAAAGCCCTTTTACGTATAGCTGCCAAAGTACAAAGCGGTGGTAAAAATGTAACTGAAGCTGATGTAGCCCAGGCGCGTGAGCAAGGCGCAACAGATATTGAGATCCATGATACCGTGCTGATTGCTGCTGCCTTTTGTATGTATAATCGCTACGTTGATGGCCTGGCCACCTTCCAGCCTGATGATGAAGAACTTTATGACCAAATGGGAGCACAGCGAGCACGTGAGGGTTACCATAGCGGCCCTCTGAAGTTAAAGAAAGACGGGGAAGTGGCAGAAGCTTCTTAA
- a CDS encoding class I SAM-dependent methyltransferase: MKNDLSSLLKPGHTFADRGAYYEFPILNVSESLHANAYYFGNKEWSDEYLKYCHREPTLVDRWQKAAGDWSDKTVIDIGCGPGNIFANFEKKPKVLIGIDVAPESLKNAANQGYTAVLADANHLPFESGVADIVTLNAALHHTDNMGSVLKEAARLVKPGGLLITDHDPQQSAWDYKGIAKLLWNARTWYYRLIGHSFHKTSEQQKWGLACETHHKAGDGVTKYLFDSILKPMGFEVNVYPHNHDLGAEIFEGKQGKAGLKYRMGNLLSGRNPSASTSALTLMCVARRAV; this comes from the coding sequence ATGAAAAACGATTTATCTTCTTTGCTGAAACCGGGCCATACTTTTGCTGATCGTGGTGCCTACTATGAATTCCCCATCCTGAATGTTTCTGAATCCTTACACGCCAACGCTTATTATTTCGGTAATAAAGAGTGGAGCGATGAATATCTAAAATATTGCCATCGCGAACCCACACTTGTCGACAGATGGCAAAAAGCCGCAGGCGACTGGAGTGATAAAACAGTAATTGATATTGGTTGCGGCCCCGGCAACATATTTGCCAACTTCGAAAAAAAGCCAAAAGTATTAATAGGTATAGATGTAGCCCCTGAATCATTAAAGAATGCTGCGAATCAAGGGTATACTGCTGTTTTGGCAGATGCCAACCACTTGCCATTTGAATCGGGCGTTGCGGATATTGTAACCCTTAACGCTGCACTGCACCATACCGATAATATGGGATCTGTACTAAAAGAAGCTGCAAGACTGGTAAAACCGGGAGGACTACTGATAACCGACCACGACCCACAACAAAGCGCCTGGGATTATAAAGGAATAGCTAAATTATTATGGAATGCGCGTACATGGTATTATCGCCTTATTGGGCATAGTTTTCATAAAACGAGCGAACAACAAAAATGGGGACTGGCATGTGAAACACACCATAAAGCAGGTGATGGCGTAACCAAATACTTATTTGATAGTATACTGAAACCGATGGGGTTCGAAGTAAATGTGTACCCGCATAATCACGATCTGGGAGCCGAAATATTTGAAGGTAAACAAGGCAAAGCCGGCTTAAAATACCGTATGGGCAACCTGCTTTCGGGCCGTAACCCATCAGCCTCTACAAGTGCTTTAACACTGATGTGTGTGGCGAGGAGAGCTGTTTAG
- a CDS encoding DUF3037 domain-containing protein, with translation MPENHLFEYAVIRVVPRVEREEFLNVGVILYCKRQQFLGIKFIVNEDRLLAFCADLDLETLSANLNALTQICLGSKAGGPIATLDIPSRFRWITATRSTVVQASKVHPGLCIDAAATLEKLYLQLVA, from the coding sequence ATGCCCGAGAATCACTTATTTGAGTACGCCGTTATACGCGTTGTACCCAGGGTGGAGCGCGAGGAGTTTTTAAACGTTGGTGTTATTTTATATTGCAAACGACAACAGTTTTTGGGGATCAAATTTATTGTGAACGAAGATCGCCTGCTTGCTTTTTGTGCCGACCTTGATCTCGAAACTCTGAGCGCTAATCTGAACGCCTTAACACAGATCTGCCTCGGTAGCAAAGCTGGCGGGCCGATTGCAACACTGGATATACCCTCACGTTTCCGGTGGATTACCGCTACCCGCAGTACGGTTGTGCAGGCATCGAAAGTACACCCCGGTTTGTGTATCGATGCAGCCGCCACATTGGAAAAATTATACCTGCAATTGGTAGCATAA
- a CDS encoding DEAD/DEAH box helicase, with translation MTFKDFNFNEQLAEGIQSMGYNTPTAIQAQAIPVILSGKDIIACAQTGTGKTASYLLPVLNDISNSGSGHQISTLILGPTRELVQQIDQQVEGLAYFTEVSSLAVFGGGDGIAYEQQKRGIQNKVDIVIATPGRLIAFLTSGALKLDQLKHFVLDEADRMLDMGFFQDIMRIITYLPTDRQTLLFSATMPGKIRTLARSILKNPEQINIALSQPAVGISQQIYRVHDAQKTKLIEVLLRSGLYTSTIIFASTKEKVKALAKDLKHAQINAEPFHSDMNQGEREEVLLSFKNRQLPVVIGTDALSRGIDVEGIDLVINYDVPGDPEDYIHRIGRTARAATTGTAVTLVNKHDERRLTNIQSLIDKKIEEITLPADIGAIPEQKPQFDNNKRRGGRNNRKPQGNRSGGVKGQSQGKKS, from the coding sequence GTGACTTTTAAGGACTTTAATTTTAACGAGCAGTTGGCAGAAGGTATCCAAAGTATGGGATACAATACGCCTACGGCCATACAAGCACAGGCAATACCTGTTATTCTATCAGGTAAAGACATTATAGCCTGTGCGCAAACAGGTACCGGTAAAACGGCATCATACCTGTTACCGGTTTTAAATGACATCAGCAATTCGGGATCTGGCCATCAGATCAGTACTTTAATATTAGGGCCAACGCGCGAGTTGGTACAGCAGATAGATCAGCAGGTTGAAGGTTTGGCTTACTTTACAGAAGTAAGCTCGCTGGCCGTATTTGGCGGTGGTGATGGCATTGCTTATGAACAGCAAAAACGCGGCATCCAGAATAAAGTTGATATTGTAATTGCTACTCCGGGCAGGCTTATTGCTTTCCTTACTTCGGGTGCTTTAAAACTTGACCAGCTTAAACATTTTGTACTGGACGAAGCCGACCGCATGCTCGACATGGGTTTCTTTCAGGACATTATGCGCATTATCACCTACCTGCCAACAGATCGCCAAACGCTCTTGTTTTCGGCCACCATGCCGGGTAAGATTCGCACACTGGCGCGCTCTATACTGAAAAATCCCGAGCAGATCAATATTGCACTTTCACAGCCTGCAGTAGGGATTAGTCAGCAGATTTACCGTGTACACGATGCACAAAAAACCAAGCTGATTGAGGTTTTACTAAGAAGCGGTTTATATACCAGCACCATCATATTTGCATCAACCAAAGAGAAAGTTAAAGCTTTGGCTAAAGATTTAAAGCATGCACAAATTAATGCCGAACCTTTCCACTCTGACATGAACCAGGGCGAACGGGAAGAGGTGTTATTAAGCTTTAAAAACCGACAGTTGCCGGTTGTTATTGGCACAGATGCTTTATCGCGAGGTATTGATGTAGAGGGAATTGACCTGGTAATTAACTATGATGTGCCGGGCGACCCTGAAGATTATATCCACCGCATTGGCCGTACAGCACGTGCTGCAACTACGGGTACAGCTGTTACATTGGTTAACAAGCATGATGAGCGCCGTTTAACTAACATTCAATCGCTGATTGATAAAAAGATAGAAGAGATTACCTTGCCAGCCGATATTGGCGCTATACCCGAGCAAAAGCCGCAGTTTGATAATAACAAACGCAGAGGCGGCCGCAATAACAGGAAGCCGCAAGGCAACCGGAGTGGTGGCGTTAAGGGCCAGAGCCAGGGAAAGAAATCGTAA
- a CDS encoding carboxylesterase/lipase family protein, translating to MKSLRSYLLLLTLLIGFAATAQQTTQVKIANGTLEGIVVPSTDIRSFKGIPFAQPPVGDLRWKEPQPVKNWAGVRPAKYFGPRAMQKPVFGDMGFRSNGMSEDCLYLNVWTPAKSANASLPVLVYFYGGGLVAGDGSEPRYDGESLAKKGIVTVTVNYRLGIFGFFSHPELTKESPHQSSGNYGYLDQHAALVWVQQNIAAFGGDPKRVTIAGESAGSISVCAQMASPLSKDLIAGAIGESGAPINPTLFPIPLADGEGNGSKFMAAVNASSLADLRAIPAAQLLDDAYKPGMPPNSTVVDGYFLPKRPIDIFNAGEQAHVPLLVGWNSAEVPYQALLGGQAPTPENYKNAVKNIASDHADEILKLYPGDTEAQVIKSATELASDRFIAYSTWKWSDLQVKTGGSPVYRYLFSRNRPAMTAKMGNATAGLAGGVIKGNDAAPKPKPVAYDGAAHASEIEYALGNLATNTVYAWTPEDYKVSETMENYFANFIKKANPNGSGLPKWAPNTVGSKVQYININVTTKLEPDNTRERYLFLDKMYNK from the coding sequence ATGAAGTCTTTACGAAGTTATTTATTACTGCTTACCCTGCTTATAGGTTTTGCGGCAACGGCCCAGCAAACCACACAAGTTAAAATTGCCAATGGCACCTTAGAAGGCATAGTTGTGCCATCCACCGATATCCGTTCATTTAAAGGGATCCCATTTGCACAGCCACCCGTTGGCGATTTGCGCTGGAAAGAACCGCAGCCTGTAAAAAACTGGGCCGGCGTTCGCCCGGCTAAATATTTTGGCCCCCGGGCTATGCAAAAACCAGTTTTTGGCGATATGGGTTTTCGTTCTAATGGCATGAGCGAAGATTGCCTTTATCTCAACGTATGGACGCCTGCTAAATCTGCCAATGCAAGCCTGCCTGTTCTGGTATATTTTTATGGCGGTGGCCTTGTGGCCGGCGATGGCTCTGAGCCCCGTTATGATGGCGAAAGCTTAGCCAAAAAAGGCATAGTAACTGTTACCGTAAACTATCGCTTAGGTATTTTCGGTTTCTTTTCGCACCCAGAACTTACTAAAGAATCACCTCACCAATCGTCGGGCAACTATGGTTATCTTGATCAGCATGCGGCATTGGTTTGGGTTCAGCAAAACATTGCGGCCTTTGGCGGCGACCCTAAACGGGTAACCATAGCAGGCGAATCTGCAGGCTCAATTTCTGTATGTGCACAAATGGCTTCGCCACTATCAAAAGACCTGATTGCAGGTGCTATAGGCGAAAGCGGCGCACCAATTAACCCAACATTATTCCCGATCCCTTTGGCTGATGGCGAAGGTAATGGTTCTAAATTTATGGCTGCTGTTAATGCCAGCTCATTAGCCGATCTGCGTGCCATCCCTGCTGCGCAATTACTGGATGATGCCTATAAACCTGGTATGCCGCCAAACTCGACTGTGGTAGATGGTTATTTTTTACCTAAAAGGCCTATAGATATATTTAATGCCGGCGAACAAGCCCATGTACCGTTATTGGTGGGATGGAACTCGGCAGAAGTACCTTACCAGGCTTTATTAGGCGGACAAGCACCTACGCCCGAAAATTATAAAAATGCAGTAAAAAATATTGCAAGTGACCATGCCGATGAAATATTGAAACTTTATCCGGGAGATACTGAAGCGCAGGTTATTAAATCGGCCACAGAATTGGCCAGTGATCGCTTCATTGCCTACAGCACCTGGAAATGGTCAGATCTGCAGGTTAAAACTGGTGGTAGTCCGGTTTACAGATATTTGTTTTCACGCAACCGCCCGGCCATGACAGCCAAAATGGGTAACGCAACAGCCGGTTTAGCCGGAGGCGTAATTAAGGGAAATGACGCTGCCCCTAAACCCAAACCGGTAGCTTACGATGGTGCTGCACATGCCTCAGAAATTGAATATGCACTCGGTAACCTGGCAACAAACACCGTTTACGCCTGGACACCGGAAGACTATAAAGTATCTGAAACCATGGAGAACTACTTTGCCAATTTCATCAAAAAAGCCAATCCCAATGGCTCGGGTTTGCCGAAATGGGCACCTAACACAGTTGGCAGCAAAGTACAATACATCAACATTAACGTAACCACCAAACTGGAACCGGATAATACGCGGGAGCGATATTTGTTTTTGGATAAAATGTATAATAAGTAA